A single genomic interval of Chiloscyllium punctatum isolate Juve2018m unplaced genomic scaffold, sChiPun1.3 scaffold_1369, whole genome shotgun sequence harbors:
- the LOC140475062 gene encoding V-type proton ATPase catalytic subunit A-like: protein MDFEKLPKICNEERESMFGYVHGVSGPVVLASNMAGAAMYELVRVGHSELVGEIIRLEGDMATVQVYEETSGVSVGDPVLRTEKPLSVELGPGIMGSIFDGIQRPLFDIRQLTESIYIPRGVNVSPLPKHVKWDFTPEPHIR, encoded by the exons ATGGATTTCGAGAAACTGCCGAAGATTTGCAATGAGGAACGAGAGAGCATGTTTGGATATGTTCATGGTGTCTCGGGACCAG TTGTCTTAGCGTCCAATATGGCCGGTGCAGCGATGTATGAGCTGGTGAGGGTTGGACACAGCGAGCTGGTTGGTGAGATTATCCGACTCGAGGGAGACATGGCGACAGTGCAAGTCTATGAGGAAACCT CTGGCGTGTCCGTCGGGGATCCGGTTCTGCGGACCGAGAAGCCCCTGTCGGTGGAACTGGGGCCAGGAATCATGGGCTCCATCTTTGACGGGATCCAGAGGCCTCTGTTTGACATCCGACAGCTGACCGAGAGTATCTACATCCCGAGAGGGGTCAACGTCTCCCCACTGCCTAAACACGTCAAGTGGGACTTCACCCCAGAGCCTCACATCAGG